CGGTTCACACTGTCGGAGCCACCAGCCAACCAGCACCAGAGCACGGGCGTCGGCCCTGGAGGGACCAGAGTGctggacaggaggagcctgggagggccTCTCACAGGGTTTAGGGAATCATTTAGGAATTCAGTGAttgaatattttgataatttgTACCTAAGAGGTGACAAaattaaagtgagaaaaagaagaggcatttactcattttattaggaaaaggagaatgtttaGCTATTTTTCTGGTTGCTAAGAGTCCTTATCTCACTCTTATTTCAGGCAAACTCACAGGGTGGCCCTTTTTTCTGTCTTGGCCCATCTCAGTCTTGGAGTGGCCTTGGTTTATCGCTCAGGTTCTGTATGGGTTGTTTATGTTCAGTTGGGGGGAACGTTTTTAGCTAATATTTTAGCTGTCATCTTCAGGACCATTCTATGATTTATCCATGCCATTAGtaattttctctctccatttatagtttattttgCTGATGATAAAATGGCTCTAGTCAATCTTAGGATTAATTATGCTAGTGTATTGGCTCTAATCCTACAGATTTTACTCTCCTCCTCCTATTCCAGAGTTATGCAAAGCTAAATAGGAAACATGCAAtctgtttttagattttcttcccaGACAAGGGCAGGCTGCCACCCACCAGATGAATTCCCCACGGAGAGAGTTTATAGCTGAAGTCTATGAGATTACTACTTCTTCCCTTGAGTGCCTGTGACTACAGGTGCTGAGACAGGATCAAAGGGAAAAAACCTTTATTAATTAGTTTTCTGCTGAAGGAGAGAGGAGTTTCCCAGAGGGGAAGGTTTTCTTGTTGCAAATCTTAAGAGGATTCTTATCaactctgagtgtgtgtgtgtgtgtgtgtgtgtgatgaggtTGTTCTTGTAATATCTGTCATACCCATATTGAAATAATCCTTGTTACTACtcattggagtaggaaatggcaacccactccaatattcttgcctggaaaattccatggacagaggaacctggtgggctacagtctataggactgcaaagagccagacacaagtGAGGAGCAACTGAACACACCCCCCCCACACTCATTACATTTAACATTTATCTAGAATTTATGAGTGTCAGGAACTATAATTTCTATGCATTATCTTTTCTGTTCTTAACAAAGAAGCCAACAAACACACTGAAAAATCTCATGAGATACTTGTTACTTGGAGAAACAAGGCTAGAAAAATCAGTTAACGTCCAAAAATACACCTCTGGGGAATGGCATGGTTGGGACATAAACCACATTCTAAAAGATTCTAAATCTTGTCCTCTTAAAAACTGCTTTCTAGTGGAGCATGCAATTAAAGCACCTACAATTCTAGTATCTACAATTCTACATATGTAGATACTTAAAGATATTGGGCACCACCTAGTATTACTGAATTGATATCTCTAGGGCTGGGGTGTAGCAATTTACACTTTAAAAGCTTTTCCTGGTCATTTGAATGCTGCTAGCTACAGACTGCTGTTCAGAGACAATAAGGGTAGGCTATATCCTCACATAACTTCCAGTCAGAAAGCTGCTCATagtattgtttttttaatcatcattcatccatccatccgtccattcAATATTCATAGACTACCTACTGCATCTAAGGATCTATACCAGATGTTAAAAGGTCATGAAAGAAAGTGTATTTCAACTGCTCATAAATGACAGTGAAGatcttatatttaataaataatttagataggaagtgataaataaataatatttattgatacAAGAGAAGCATTATGGGTTCACTGGAAGGAGAAATTACTCCCAGGGGCAGAAAGGTGGCAGGAAACAATCCTGAGATAACAGGGTGTTGGGGCATCCTTTTTCCTTACATCACGGCGATTAAtagacattgcttttcttttccaatttttgcCAGTCATTCTGGTGTAAGCTGGCTATCTCACTGTTACTTTAAATTTCAGTTCCATGTTAATAAGTTGAGCAACTTTATGTTGTTTGGCCTTTTGctttgatttcttaaaaactgtcaCTGTTCGTCTGGTGTAGAGAACCAGAAATCAAGGATTAAACctgaagtatttttttcctatCCCTTTCAGGGCTTCTCTCACATCTTGGTTCCTCAGACTGTAGATGAGGGGGTTTAACAAGGGGATCATAACCCCGTAAAACACAGAAGCCATTTTTTCTTGCTCTTGAGACCCTGTGGTGTGATGGTGCAGATACATGTAAGAGAGCGTCCCACAGAAGATGGTGACAGCTATCAGGTGGGAGGCGCACGTGGAGAAGGCTTTCTTCCTCCCTGCAGCAGAAGAGATCTTCAGGATGGCGATCAGGATAAATATGTAGGAAAAGATGACGACTGACATGGTGAATGTCAAGTTAAACCCCACAAAGGCTGCTAGTACCATGACATTGAAATAAATATTGGAGCATGAGAGGGCCAGAATTGGGGGTTCATCACAGAAAAAGTGGTTAATTTCATTGGATTTGCAAAAGTTCAGTGAGAAAGTAAAACTTACATTTACACAAGCATTTAGGAAGCCCATGAAGTATGAACCAATCAAGAGTTGAATGCAGGCCCTCCAGGACATGACTGTTGGATAGTGGAGAGGGTTACAGATGGCCACGTAACGGTCCACTGCCATAGCAGCCAGGATGTAGCTGTCACTTGTTATAAAAGCCCCATAGACTAGTAATTGCACCACACAGCCTATGAATGAGATGGACTTTTTTGTGCCCACAAAATTCTGCAACATTTTGGGTGTGATAGCAGAGGCATAACAAAGATCAACAAAAGCCAAGTTTTggaggaaaaagtacatgggggtgtgaagGGAAGAGTCAGTCTTGATGAGGAGGATCATGCCAATGTTACCCACCACGGTGGCCACATAGATCACTAGAAATACTGTGAAGAAGATATGCCAATACTTGTGTTGACCAGCGAATCCCAGGAGAATGAATTCAGCTACTTCAGTGCCATTGTTCTGTTCCATGGCTGGCAAAATTAAATATCAGTTGAAAAGTggcaaagaaaaaacagagaaagcgAAGGCCATTGTGATTCTTAGACTAATTCTGGAACTGGAAATGCCATAATATTTGGTTTTTCAGTGGGATCAATGCATATTTCCTATGGTGTAATTTACTCGGACTTTACAGGCAAACGTGCAGGTGGCTGAAGCTTGCTACCCAACTTTGAGAACTTGACACACAGTTTGGGCAAATTGCCATGGGCCAGAAGCTGTGTTCTCAGTGTGAGAACTGATTCACAAATATGTCAATGAAAGATCACATGGaaacatttttatctatttttgcttccttttactcaccatataattttattaaaagactGCAATATACcatattacaaattattttatccAAAAATCTTGACACATCCATAGAATTCTGTGCAATTGTGCCCCACTTTACTCCCTGTCTGATCTTACATCTCTTGTCTCCTTGTTACTGTGCCCCCAGCCTCCCTGAT
This sequence is a window from Odocoileus virginianus isolate 20LAN1187 ecotype Illinois chromosome 10, Ovbor_1.2, whole genome shotgun sequence. Protein-coding genes within it:
- the LOC139036978 gene encoding olfactory receptor 5AK2-like, yielding MEQNNGTEVAEFILLGFAGQHKYWHIFFTVFLVIYVATVVGNIGMILLIKTDSSLHTPMYFFLQNLAFVDLCYASAITPKMLQNFVGTKKSISFIGCVVQLLVYGAFITSDSYILAAMAVDRYVAICNPLHYPTVMSWRACIQLLIGSYFMGFLNACVNVSFTFSLNFCKSNEINHFFCDEPPILALSCSNIYFNVMVLAAFVGFNLTFTMSVVIFSYIFILIAILKISSAAGRKKAFSTCASHLIAVTIFCGTLSYMYLHHHTTGSQEQEKMASVFYGVMIPLLNPLIYSLRNQDVREALKGIGKKYFRFNP